A window from Glandiceps talaboti chromosome 15, keGlaTala1.1, whole genome shotgun sequence encodes these proteins:
- the LOC144446656 gene encoding uncharacterized protein LOC144446656, with translation MKSMCRDDLLRRQVLSTFPPISVTTDSRSRQNERGSTDSVSLYSKNKLSNVWSRNLQSNALSNKSFMRKRLTQRAETERPATTFTRTTREAKTGLPRERTTVDLKDLHGGEKDYHSCKFTSRSNSTTTPLTQRNERDGTDKRRRESSSTNSSSLPKMAQKKKPTLTTAEESRPSVQREMTVIIKYDEDDEYTFAKQTSKENKLSLSFRPTLETALEGDEDTCDSVGYLQPAKSRSILEWLDSCEKAKNEPLAESVKQSEEHLPFISDTGNA, from the coding sequence ATGAAAAGCATGTGTAGAGACGATTTACTAAGACGCCAAGTACTATCGACATTTCCTCCAATTTCCGTAACCACCGATTCCCGTTCACGGCAAAACGAACGAGGAAGTACGGATAGCGTATCACTGTATAGTAAAAATAAATTGTCCAATGTGTGGTCGAGGAACTTACAAAGTAATGCGTTATCGAACAAATCGTTCATGCGCAAACGACTAACGCAACGAGCAGAAACGGAAAGACCTGCCACTACATTTACAAGGACAACTAGAGAAGCTAAGACCGGACTTCCAAGAGAACGAACAACTGTAGACCTAAAAGATTTACACGGCGGGGAAAAGGACTATCACAGTTGTAAATTCACAAGCCGGTCAAACTCTACGACAACTCCGTTAACACAGCGAAATGAACGTGATGGAACGGATAAGAGGAGGAGAGAGTCTTCCAGTACGAACTCATCGTCACTTCCTAAAATGGCTCAAAAGAAGAAACCCACCTTGACAACCGCTGAAGAATCAAGGCCAAGTGTTCAGCGAGAAATGACTGTCATTATTAAATACGACGAGGATGATGAATATACATTTGCCAAACAAacttcaaaagaaaacaaacttaGTCTATCATTTCGGCCAACTCTTGAAACTGCCCTTGAGGGTGACGAGGACACATGTGATTCAGTTGGCTATCTTCAGCCAGCTAAAAGTCGAAGTATTCTAGAGTGGTTAGATTCGTGCGAAAAAGCAAAGAATGAACCACTCGCAGAAAGCGTAAAACAAAGCGAGGAACATTTACCGTTCATTTCCGACACCGGTAATGCATAG